One region of Candidatus Cetobacterium colombiensis genomic DNA includes:
- a CDS encoding N-acetylmuramoyl-L-alanine amidase family protein yields the protein MKKYITFFLFLLFSLSIFANSSIKNIRLNNNPPQLVFDISGSIKPKFNTNYDEYNRLLFVEIEKVKMGTKLNSSKFIGKNIEKIDMIDYGSNIGFFIKLKKGSGHKVYSLSNPQRIVVDLRATNSSKKEFTIAIDAGHGGKDPGAIGFNKYKEKDIALSVAKKIQSRLSKDFNVVMTRSTDTFISLSQRSKIANQKKADLFVSLHLNASNNSSAQGMEIFYFSKKSSPYAEKIAAYENSFGEKYGEKTTSIAQIMGELAYNKNMEKSITIARPLNTSLSKRLGMRDRGIYGANFAVLRGFNGPGILVELGFITNKADVTKLSKDANQNVMADELAGKIRGFFY from the coding sequence TTAGTTTTTGATATTTCTGGTTCTATCAAACCAAAATTTAATACTAATTATGATGAATACAATAGATTACTTTTTGTTGAAATAGAAAAAGTTAAAATGGGAACAAAATTAAATAGTTCAAAATTCATAGGAAAAAATATTGAAAAGATTGACATGATTGATTATGGTTCTAACATTGGATTTTTTATAAAATTAAAAAAAGGATCTGGTCACAAAGTTTATTCATTATCTAATCCTCAGAGAATTGTTGTGGATTTAAGAGCTACTAATTCTTCTAAAAAAGAATTCACTATTGCAATTGATGCTGGACATGGTGGAAAAGATCCGGGAGCTATAGGTTTTAATAAGTACAAAGAAAAAGATATTGCTCTCTCTGTAGCAAAAAAAATACAATCTAGACTTTCTAAAGATTTTAATGTTGTTATGACTAGAAGTACCGACACATTTATAAGTCTTTCTCAAAGAAGTAAAATCGCTAATCAAAAAAAAGCAGATCTTTTTGTAAGTCTTCATTTAAATGCTTCTAATAATTCCTCTGCGCAAGGAATGGAAATATTTTATTTTTCTAAAAAATCTTCACCATATGCTGAAAAAATAGCAGCCTATGAAAATAGCTTTGGAGAAAAATACGGAGAAAAAACAACAAGTATAGCTCAAATAATGGGTGAATTAGCATATAATAAAAATATGGAAAAATCCATTACTATAGCTAGACCACTAAATACTTCTCTTTCTAAAAGATTAGGAATGAGAGATCGTGGTATTTATGGTGCAAACTTTGCTGTTCTTAGAGGTTTTAATGGTCCTGGAATTTTAGTAGAATTAGGTTTTATTACGAATAAAGCTGATGTTACGAAACTTTCTAAGGATGCCAATCAAAATGTTATGGCAGATGAACTAGCTGGTAAAATTAGAGGATTTTTTTATTAG
- a CDS encoding GerMN domain-containing protein produces MSNKLKIFLVFLIVITVGVGFYSKKIDEKSKVIVPISAPILENNKPVEIKTTIFIPSLKQGKLISEEIILNPKLNNKEDILKDIIQKLLNKLEEKNILKKETFKYEVYIKNRTLYLDLDSKVLSSAKTPQEELLLIYSFVNSLLTPGGADNVVLLINGFTTEKVNFININKSYKLNNNI; encoded by the coding sequence ATGTCAAATAAACTAAAAATATTTTTAGTATTTTTAATTGTTATTACTGTGGGAGTAGGATTTTATTCTAAAAAAATAGATGAAAAAAGTAAAGTTATTGTTCCTATATCTGCTCCTATATTAGAAAATAATAAACCTGTAGAAATTAAAACGACTATTTTTATTCCAAGCTTAAAACAAGGAAAATTAATTTCTGAAGAAATTATTCTTAATCCTAAACTTAATAACAAAGAAGATATACTTAAAGATATTATTCAAAAACTTTTAAATAAATTAGAAGAAAAAAATATTTTAAAAAAAGAAACTTTTAAATATGAAGTATACATAAAAAATAGAACTCTTTATTTAGATTTAGATTCTAAAGTTTTATCCTCTGCTAAAACTCCTCAAGAGGAACTACTTTTAATTTACTCTTTTGTAAATAGCTTATTAACTCCAGGTGGAGCTGATAATGTAGTTCTATTAATAAATGGTTTTACTACTGAAAAAGTTAACTTCATTAACATTAATAAAAGTTATAAATTAAATAATAATATATAA
- the yqeK gene encoding bis(5'-nucleosyl)-tetraphosphatase (symmetrical) YqeK, translating into MDINFLKKELSSILSKKRYEHSIRVLETAIELAKIYNIDLEKVAIAAILHDFAKEFKRDELVSISKNFFKEETEDYLDNIEILHSYAGTYIAKNKFNINDSDILNAIKYHTTGRKNMSLIEKIVYIADAIEPKRDYPHVKKIRELAFKNLDKAILVEVNNKIEYLVNENLVIHINSIEMRNWLLKNKLIGGNKL; encoded by the coding sequence ATGGATATAAATTTTTTAAAAAAGGAATTATCATCAATACTCTCAAAAAAAAGATATGAACATTCCATAAGAGTTTTAGAAACTGCAATTGAATTAGCTAAAATATATAATATTGATTTAGAAAAAGTAGCTATAGCTGCTATTCTACACGATTTTGCTAAAGAGTTTAAAAGAGATGAACTTGTTTCAATTTCAAAAAATTTTTTTAAAGAAGAAACTGAAGATTATTTAGATAACATTGAGATTTTACATAGTTATGCTGGAACTTATATTGCTAAAAATAAGTTCAATATTAATGATTCTGATATTTTAAATGCTATCAAATACCATACAACTGGTAGAAAAAATATGAGCCTAATTGAAAAAATAGTCTATATAGCAGATGCTATTGAACCTAAAAGAGATTATCCTCATGTAAAAAAAATAAGAGAGTTAGCTTTTAAAAACCTAGATAAAGCTATTTTAGTTGAAGTTAATAACAAAATTGAATACCTTGTTAATGAAAACTTGGTTATTCATATTAACTCTATTGAAATGCGTAATTGGCTTTTAAAAAATAAGCTAATAGGAGGAAACAAATTATGA
- the rnr gene encoding ribonuclease R, which yields MKIKTKLDKQLEQLKNILKESKSLSLDEITKAMGWSPKFKKENREIVETWLNNGEILKNKRNKYNLPENLGFIKGKFSNIKGKFGFVDTDTEGYFIPRSKFGTALDGDTVLINVTTPEGRGKKEGEIVKVLLREKNTIIGVFEKKENFGFVRPTQSFGRDIYIPKNFFNKAKNGDLVVVDVTFWGSDEKKPEGKIIESIGNPFDTDNMIKALILREGLSEDFPDDVLAEARQIPVTISQDEIKRRKDLRHLPIITIDGDDAKDLDDAVYVEKLENGFYKLIVAIADVSHYIQTGSKLDKEAEKRGNSVYLVDRVLPMFPKEISNGICSLNPHEDKLTFSVELLIDSHGRAIDVQTYKSVIKTAHRMTYTNVNKIIAKDPEITEKYSDITDMIFTMLELSKIIRAIKYNRGSIDFDLPEVKVVLDENKKVKYLKNIERGESERIIEDFMIMANEAVAEKLFWLEIPSVYRVHETPDPERVKTLNDTLSRFGYRLHSFEDIHPKKFQSIIEDSEARGINMIVHKMILMSLKQAKYGVENLGHFGLSSNYYTHFTSPIRRYADLLIHRILNIAIHGYPTKKQFGTLINYLPEVTAHISQTERKAMKVEDESVKIKIVEYMLDKIGDEFKATIVGFNNKKIFFETEEHVECFWDVTTAQNFYEFDENNYIMKDLDTNREFHLGDKMEILIVRSDLQMLEIEVVPTEFYHEYTGKRKEGRF from the coding sequence ATGAAAATAAAAACAAAATTAGATAAACAATTAGAACAATTAAAAAATATTTTAAAAGAAAGTAAATCTTTAAGCCTTGATGAAATAACTAAAGCAATGGGATGGTCTCCTAAATTTAAAAAAGAAAATAGAGAGATTGTAGAAACGTGGTTAAATAATGGTGAGATTTTAAAAAATAAAAGAAATAAATACAATCTTCCTGAGAATTTAGGATTCATAAAAGGTAAATTTTCAAATATCAAAGGTAAATTTGGATTTGTTGATACTGATACTGAAGGATACTTTATCCCTAGAAGCAAATTTGGAACAGCTCTTGATGGAGATACTGTATTAATTAATGTAACTACACCTGAAGGAAGAGGGAAAAAAGAAGGAGAAATTGTTAAGGTTCTTTTAAGAGAAAAAAATACTATCATTGGTGTATTTGAAAAGAAAGAAAATTTTGGTTTTGTAAGACCTACCCAATCTTTTGGTAGAGATATATATATTCCTAAAAACTTTTTCAACAAGGCTAAAAATGGCGATCTTGTTGTTGTTGATGTAACTTTCTGGGGAAGCGATGAAAAAAAACCTGAAGGAAAAATTATTGAATCTATAGGTAATCCTTTTGATACAGATAATATGATTAAAGCTCTTATTCTTAGAGAGGGACTGTCTGAAGATTTTCCTGATGATGTTTTAGCAGAAGCTCGTCAAATACCTGTTACTATTTCACAAGATGAAATTAAAAGAAGAAAAGATTTAAGACACCTTCCTATTATTACAATTGATGGTGATGATGCTAAAGATCTAGATGATGCTGTTTATGTTGAAAAACTAGAAAATGGTTTCTATAAATTAATTGTAGCAATTGCTGATGTATCTCACTATATTCAAACTGGTTCTAAATTGGATAAAGAGGCTGAAAAAAGAGGAAACTCAGTTTACTTAGTTGATAGAGTACTTCCAATGTTTCCTAAAGAAATATCCAATGGTATCTGTTCTTTAAATCCACATGAAGATAAACTTACTTTCTCTGTAGAACTTCTTATTGATTCTCATGGTAGAGCAATTGATGTACAAACTTATAAATCTGTTATTAAAACAGCTCATAGAATGACTTATACTAACGTTAATAAAATTATTGCTAAAGACCCTGAGATTACAGAAAAATACAGTGATATTACTGATATGATTTTTACAATGTTAGAACTTTCTAAAATTATAAGAGCAATCAAATACAATAGAGGGTCTATTGACTTTGATCTTCCTGAAGTTAAAGTTGTACTTGATGAAAATAAAAAAGTTAAATATTTAAAAAATATTGAGAGAGGAGAATCAGAAAGAATTATTGAAGATTTTATGATTATGGCAAATGAAGCTGTAGCTGAAAAGCTTTTTTGGTTAGAGATTCCTTCTGTTTATAGAGTACACGAAACTCCTGATCCAGAAAGAGTTAAAACACTAAATGATACACTTTCAAGATTTGGCTATAGACTTCACTCTTTCGAAGATATTCATCCTAAAAAATTCCAATCAATAATTGAGGATTCAGAAGCTAGAGGAATAAATATGATTGTGCATAAAATGATTCTAATGTCACTAAAACAAGCTAAATATGGTGTTGAAAATTTAGGTCACTTTGGTTTATCATCTAATTACTATACTCATTTTACTTCTCCAATTAGAAGATATGCAGATCTTTTAATTCATAGAATTTTAAACATTGCTATTCATGGATATCCAACAAAAAAACAATTTGGAACTCTTATAAATTATCTTCCTGAAGTTACTGCTCATATTTCTCAAACTGAAAGAAAAGCTATGAAAGTTGAAGATGAAAGTGTTAAAATAAAAATAGTGGAGTATATGCTTGATAAAATAGGAGATGAATTTAAAGCTACTATAGTTGGATTTAACAATAAGAAAATTTTCTTTGAAACTGAAGAACATGTTGAATGTTTCTGGGATGTTACTACAGCACAAAACTTCTATGAATTTGATGAAAATAACTATATTATGAAAGATTTAGACACTAATAGAGAGTTTCATTTAGGTGATAAAATGGAAATTTTAATAGTTAGATCTGATTTACAAATGCTTGAAATTGAAGTTGTTCCAACAGAATTTTATCATGAATATACAGGTAAAAGAAAAGAGGGGAGATTTTAA
- the smpB gene encoding SsrA-binding protein SmpB produces the protein MILANNKKAFFDYFIEDKFEAGIELVGSEVKSIKAGKTSIKESFIRIINGEIFIMGMTVVPWSFGSVYNPEERRVRKLLLHKSEIKKLHEKVMQKGYTIVPLNIHLSKGYVKVEVALARGKKNYDKRDSLAKKDQQRTIDRAVKERY, from the coding sequence ATGATATTGGCTAATAACAAAAAGGCTTTTTTTGATTATTTTATTGAAGACAAATTTGAAGCTGGAATCGAACTTGTTGGAAGTGAAGTAAAATCTATAAAAGCTGGAAAAACAAGTATAAAGGAATCTTTTATTAGAATAATTAATGGAGAAATCTTTATAATGGGAATGACTGTAGTTCCTTGGTCTTTTGGAAGTGTCTATAATCCTGAAGAAAGAAGGGTTAGAAAATTACTTCTTCATAAATCAGAAATAAAAAAATTACACGAAAAAGTTATGCAAAAAGGATATACAATAGTTCCTTTAAATATTCATCTATCTAAAGGATACGTTAAAGTGGAAGTTGCTTTAGCTAGAGGTAAAAAGAACTACGATAAACGTGATTCTTTAGCTAAAAAGGATCAACAAAGAACTATCGATAGAGCAGTTAAAGAAAGATATTAA
- a CDS encoding OmpP1/FadL family transporter has translation MKFKQQLVILGLVVSANAIGGSIDYLSQQDAEYLAHPAMVGKIGVSGAYYNPAGTVWLEDGTYIQVNNQTHLKEYSMQHGDYKFKSDKASPVVPSVQIVRKKGDTAFFFHAGAIAGGGSVAYSGGIATFPQIVSGNPIFEAIGAKYTGGSTIHGKSYYVALQGGVARKFTDAWSGAVGIRLVDAERKFKGEGNFEYNSFGFLGSGKAKFDIDSERTAFGVAGIFGLNYHPNDRFNLGMRYETETILDFDNKEHNLKNGFRNSTGNQMIGDAFYNAIIKDPAIKQWMSEGSGKRNLPAMAAIGASYKATEKLTLLASGNYYFIKETSDELGNFDHYDNGYEVAVGLDYQLDEKWTLMAGYQYTDTGANEKTYTDTDYVLDANMYSTGVKYKYSEQLELMATYSYVDYKNDKNLKNIKYSKHVDAFGLGMIYKF, from the coding sequence ATGAAATTTAAGCAACAATTGGTGATATTAGGATTAGTTGTATCAGCTAACGCTATAGGGGGAAGTATAGACTATCTTTCACAACAAGATGCAGAATACTTAGCACATCCAGCAATGGTTGGAAAAATAGGAGTTTCAGGAGCATACTATAATCCGGCAGGAACAGTATGGTTAGAGGATGGAACTTATATTCAAGTTAATAACCAGACGCACCTTAAAGAGTATAGCATGCAACATGGAGATTATAAATTTAAAAGTGATAAAGCATCACCAGTAGTTCCAAGTGTGCAAATTGTAAGAAAAAAGGGAGATACAGCTTTCTTTTTTCATGCAGGAGCAATAGCTGGTGGAGGAAGTGTAGCTTATAGTGGAGGAATAGCAACATTCCCACAGATAGTATCAGGAAACCCAATATTTGAAGCTATAGGAGCAAAGTATACAGGTGGATCAACTATTCATGGTAAGTCATATTACGTTGCTCTTCAAGGAGGAGTAGCTAGAAAATTTACTGATGCATGGAGTGGAGCTGTAGGAATAAGATTAGTTGATGCTGAAAGAAAATTTAAAGGAGAAGGAAATTTTGAATATAATAGTTTTGGTTTTTTAGGATCAGGAAAAGCCAAATTTGATATAGATTCTGAAAGAACAGCCTTTGGAGTTGCAGGAATATTTGGTTTAAATTATCATCCAAATGATAGATTTAATTTAGGTATGAGATATGAAACAGAAACAATATTAGACTTTGATAATAAAGAGCATAATTTAAAAAATGGATTTAGGAATTCTACTGGTAACCAAATGATAGGAGACGCTTTTTATAATGCAATTATAAAAGATCCGGCCATAAAGCAGTGGATGTCAGAAGGAAGCGGAAAGAGAAATCTACCAGCAATGGCAGCAATTGGAGCTTCTTATAAAGCTACTGAAAAGTTAACGTTATTAGCTTCAGGAAATTATTATTTTATAAAAGAAACAAGTGATGAGTTAGGAAACTTTGATCATTATGATAATGGATATGAAGTAGCAGTTGGATTAGATTATCAATTAGATGAAAAGTGGACTTTAATGGCTGGATATCAGTATACAGATACAGGAGCAAATGAAAAGACGTACACAGACACAGATTATGTATTAGATGCTAATATGTATTCAACAGGAGTAAAATATAAATATAGTGAGCAATTAGAATTAATGGCTACATACTCTTATGTTGATTATAAAAATGATAAAAATTTAAAAAATATAAAATATAGTAAACATGTAGATGCATTTGGTTTAGGAATGATTTACAAATTTTAA
- a CDS encoding TetR/AcrR family transcriptional regulator — translation MGRKPNFTREEILNCAFEILNNQNLKEVTARNIAKKLGASTIAIYSTFKSMDELKNELSKKAKTKLFEYTKRDYTNLSILNIGIGICLFAKEEKALFRTIFLREGLPREFTDEVMDDFRNLIYSGFNSNEDYNQFPVDIIEWVIKKGWYFSHGYATLICTGFYTDIEFETFKKEIIEMGNVLIEKALQMTKERDNEI, via the coding sequence ATGGGAAGAAAGCCTAATTTTACTAGAGAAGAAATCTTAAATTGTGCATTTGAGATTCTTAATAATCAAAATTTAAAAGAGGTAACAGCAAGAAATATTGCCAAAAAATTAGGAGCCTCTACAATAGCTATATATTCAACTTTTAAATCAATGGATGAACTAAAAAATGAACTATCTAAAAAAGCAAAAACAAAACTTTTTGAATATACAAAAAGAGATTATACAAATCTTTCAATTTTAAATATAGGTATAGGAATATGTCTTTTTGCAAAAGAAGAAAAAGCTTTGTTTAGAACAATTTTTTTAAGAGAAGGATTACCGAGAGAGTTTACAGATGAAGTTATGGATGACTTTAGAAATTTAATATATAGCGGATTTAACAGTAATGAAGATTACAATCAATTTCCTGTAGATATAATTGAATGGGTTATAAAAAAAGGATGGTATTTTTCACATGGCTATGCCACTTTAATATGCACTGGATTTTATACAGATATAGAATTTGAAACTTTCAAGAAAGAGATTATTGAGATGGGAAATGTACTAATAGAAAAGGCTTTACAAATGACAAAGGAGAGGGATAATGAAATTTAA
- a CDS encoding amidohydrolase, whose protein sequence is MDIKEIKEKVLKAIEENKKLILKAGQEIYDNPEFGYKEFKGTQIVANFFKNELNLKVEEKIAYTGCRARTNEDVVGPKVAILGELDAISCSDHADSNELGAVHACGHHIQIAGMLGAATGLVKSGILKELDGQIDFIATPSEEFVELEYRTKLKESGKIKYFGGKQELIYNGAFDDINMAVMFHALDLGDKKVLTGPVSNGFIGKTVKFIGKEAHAGSAPHEGINALNAAMLAINNVHAQRETFKESDRVRFHPIITKGGDIVNSVPADVRMEAYVRARTIEGMIDANKKVNRGLIAGAYAVGAEIEITELPGYLPILRHDSMEEILEENLNDLGLKDYIIKGGDFTGSFDFGDVSHIMPTLHPMFGGINGALHTRDFKVVDEEIAILMPAKALALTIVDLLYNNATKAKDILSNFKPAMTKEEYLSFIESNDKTIKA, encoded by the coding sequence ATGGATATAAAAGAGATTAAAGAAAAAGTATTAAAAGCAATTGAAGAAAATAAAAAATTAATATTAAAAGCAGGACAAGAAATTTATGATAATCCTGAATTTGGATATAAAGAGTTTAAAGGAACTCAAATAGTTGCAAATTTTTTCAAAAATGAATTGAATTTAAAAGTCGAAGAAAAAATAGCTTATACAGGATGTAGAGCAAGAACTAATGAAGATGTGGTAGGACCTAAAGTTGCTATTTTGGGAGAATTAGATGCAATATCTTGTAGTGATCATGCTGATTCTAACGAACTGGGAGCTGTTCATGCCTGTGGGCATCATATTCAAATAGCTGGAATGCTAGGAGCTGCTACTGGTCTTGTAAAGTCTGGAATTTTAAAAGAGTTAGATGGACAAATTGATTTTATAGCGACTCCGTCAGAAGAGTTTGTTGAGTTAGAATATAGAACTAAACTTAAAGAGTCTGGAAAAATTAAATATTTTGGTGGAAAACAAGAGTTGATTTATAATGGAGCTTTTGATGATATTAATATGGCTGTAATGTTTCATGCACTAGATTTAGGGGATAAAAAAGTATTAACTGGACCTGTAAGTAATGGATTTATAGGAAAAACAGTTAAATTTATAGGAAAAGAAGCACACGCTGGCTCAGCTCCACATGAGGGAATAAATGCTTTAAATGCTGCAATGTTGGCTATAAATAATGTTCATGCTCAAAGGGAAACATTTAAGGAAAGTGATAGAGTTAGATTTCATCCAATTATTACAAAAGGTGGAGATATAGTAAATTCAGTACCAGCAGATGTAAGAATGGAAGCATATGTAAGAGCAAGAACAATAGAGGGTATGATAGATGCCAATAAGAAAGTAAATAGAGGTTTAATAGCAGGAGCTTATGCTGTAGGTGCTGAAATAGAAATAACAGAATTACCAGGATATTTACCAATTTTAAGACATGATTCTATGGAAGAAATTTTGGAAGAGAATCTAAATGATTTAGGTTTAAAAGATTATATAATTAAAGGTGGGGATTTTACAGGATCCTTTGATTTTGGAGATGTTTCTCATATAATGCCAACTCTTCATCCTATGTTCGGAGGAATAAATGGAGCTTTACATACTAGAGATTTTAAAGTGGTAGATGAAGAAATAGCTATATTAATGCCTGCGAAAGCTTTAGCTTTAACTATTGTAGACTTATTATATAATAATGCTACAAAAGCAAAAGATATTTTATCTAATTTTAAACCTGCAATGACAAAAGAAGAGTATTTATCTTTTATTGAATCAAACGATAAAACTATAAAAGCTTAA
- a CDS encoding YchJ family protein, producing MKNNFKTAEELMRARYNAFENGNIEFIVETHHPETKEDMDVEETRKWALNSEWLGLEIVSTEAGQEEDSEGIVEFKASYKENGELVVHHEKSKFVKKDGQWFYHGWLPLQGTIVKDEKIGRNDPCTCGSGKKYKKCCGK from the coding sequence ATGAAGAATAATTTTAAAACTGCTGAAGAACTAATGAGAGCAAGATACAATGCATTTGAAAATGGAAACATAGAATTTATAGTAGAAACTCATCATCCAGAAACTAAAGAGGATATGGATGTAGAAGAGACAAGAAAATGGGCTTTAAATTCAGAGTGGTTAGGTCTAGAAATTGTATCAACTGAAGCAGGACAAGAAGAAGATTCAGAAGGAATCGTAGAGTTTAAAGCTTCTTATAAAGAGAATGGAGAGTTAGTAGTTCATCATGAAAAGAGCAAATTTGTAAAAAAAGATGGACAATGGTTTTATCATGGATGGTTACCTCTTCAAGGAACTATAGTAAAAGATGAAAAGATTGGAAGAAATGATCCTTGTACTTGTGGATCAGGAAAAAAATATAAAAAATGTTGTGGAAAGTAA
- a CDS encoding NAD+ synthase has translation MSCRLDLDLNLVEDILVNFLKEEANKVGFSKVVLGLSGGIDSALVAYLAAKAFGPENVLGILMPYKSSSKESVEHAKLVVEDLGIKSELIEITPMVEPYFQMNPDMDGLRKGNRMARERMCILFDYSAKEKALVLGTSNKTEMLLGYSTQFGDAASAINAIGDLYKTQVWELSKHMGVPQALIDKKPSADLWEGQTDESELGFSYKLADEILYSLIDEREKKEEIIKAGYPEEVINKIIWKIKMSQYKRKLPLIGKISTRTIGREFRYPRDWGV, from the coding sequence ATGAGTTGCAGATTAGATTTAGATTTAAATTTAGTAGAAGATATACTAGTTAATTTTTTAAAAGAAGAAGCTAATAAAGTTGGATTTTCTAAAGTTGTTCTTGGATTATCAGGAGGAATAGACTCAGCTTTAGTGGCTTATTTAGCAGCAAAAGCTTTTGGACCTGAAAATGTTTTAGGAATACTAATGCCTTACAAATCATCTAGTAAAGAAAGTGTTGAACATGCAAAACTAGTTGTAGAAGATTTAGGAATAAAATCAGAATTAATTGAAATAACACCTATGGTTGAACCATATTTTCAAATGAATCCAGATATGGACGGTTTAAGAAAAGGAAATAGAATGGCAAGAGAGAGAATGTGTATTCTATTTGATTATTCAGCTAAGGAAAAAGCATTAGTTTTAGGAACGTCTAACAAAACAGAGATGTTATTGGGATATAGCACTCAGTTTGGAGATGCAGCATCGGCAATAAATGCAATTGGAGACTTATATAAAACACAGGTTTGGGAATTATCAAAGCATATGGGAGTACCTCAAGCATTAATTGATAAAAAACCTAGTGCTGATTTATGGGAAGGACAAACTGATGAGAGTGAATTAGGATTTTCATATAAATTAGCTGATGAAATTTTATATTCTCTAATAGATGAAAGAGAGAAAAAAGAAGAGATTATAAAAGCAGGTTATCCAGAGGAAGTTATAAATAAAATTATTTGGAAGATAAAAATGTCTCAGTATAAAAGAAAACTTCCTTTAATTGGAAAAATATCAACAAGAACAATAGGAAGAGAGTTTAGATATCCGAGAGATTGGGGAGTATAA
- the ylqF gene encoding ribosome biogenesis GTPase YlqF produces MSMTKINWYPGHMKKTKDLIKENMPLIDIVLEVVDARIPLSSKNPDIAGFAKNKKRVIVINKSDLVTKEEINFWKKFFKENNFADEVLELSAETGFNIKTLYTIIDKVSKEKKEKLLKKGLRKVNTRLMVAGIPNVGKSRLINRIVGKNSAGVGNKPGFTRGKQWIRIKEGLELLDTPGILWPKFENQEVGYNLAITGAIRDEILPIDEVACVLIEKMLKMGKKQVLKDKYKLLEEDFEQVSGAIIESIALRMNMLQKGGNLNVQQATYTLLRDYRACKLGKFGLDMDIAEEIKNLYK; encoded by the coding sequence ATGTCGATGACAAAAATTAACTGGTATCCAGGGCATATGAAAAAAACAAAAGACTTAATAAAGGAGAATATGCCATTAATAGATATTGTTCTTGAAGTTGTAGATGCAAGAATACCTTTATCAAGTAAAAATCCTGATATAGCTGGTTTTGCAAAAAATAAAAAGAGAGTAATTGTAATAAATAAATCTGATTTAGTAACTAAAGAAGAAATAAATTTCTGGAAAAAGTTTTTCAAAGAAAATAACTTTGCAGATGAGGTTTTAGAATTATCTGCAGAAACTGGATTTAATATAAAAACTCTTTATACAATAATTGATAAAGTATCAAAAGAGAAAAAAGAAAAACTACTAAAAAAAGGTTTGAGAAAAGTTAATACAAGATTAATGGTAGCTGGAATTCCAAATGTTGGAAAATCAAGATTAATCAATAGAATTGTTGGAAAAAATAGTGCTGGTGTAGGAAACAAGCCAGGTTTCACAAGAGGAAAACAGTGGATTAGAATAAAAGAAGGTTTAGAATTGTTGGATACTCCAGGAATTTTATGGCCAAAATTTGAAAACCAAGAAGTTGGGTATAATTTAGCAATAACAGGAGCTATCAGAGATGAAATACTTCCAATAGATGAAGTAGCTTGTGTTTTAATTGAAAAAATGCTAAAGATGGGAAAAAAACAAGTTTTAAAAGATAAATATAAACTTTTAGAAGAGGATTTTGAGCAAGTAAGTGGAGCAATAATAGAATCAATTGCCTTAAGAATGAATATGCTACAAAAAGGTGGAAATTTAAATGTTCAACAAGCAACATATACTTTGTTAAGAGATTATAGAGCTTGTAAGTTAGGTAAATTTGGTTTAGATATGGATATAGCTGAAGAGATTAAAAACTTATATAAGTAG